In the Wyeomyia smithii strain HCP4-BCI-WySm-NY-G18 chromosome 2, ASM2978416v1, whole genome shotgun sequence genome, one interval contains:
- the LOC129720789 gene encoding galectin-7-like, with the protein MITVHVKKTGFRGLVPGGFFAGSLIRTNGEIKADSWCHIDLLSGTEGSPDGDIPMHISIRPDLNQIVRNTYENQVWGTEETDGGCPIKHGQPFELLILVMANIFRIAINGTHFTDFRHRMPLRSIRYVQLTSGCSIQSLKTQFEYYCVPAPPYPASEIYRNFGRKSDLDFPVLPVSLNNRTAAPGDLAYSGGSSLNSSGLFNHVLFFFYILGKNYFLLLGMQTIKRVTTIPMSFYLSLKPIS; encoded by the exons ATGATAACAGTCCATGTGAAGAAGACAGGCTTTAGGGGTCTGGTACCAGGGGGCTTTTTTGCTGGAAGTTTGATTCGAACCAATGGCGAAATCAAAGCTGATTCATG GTGTCACATCGACCTGCTATCGGGAACCGAGGGGTCGCCAGACGGTGATATTCCTATGCACATTAGTATACGCCCCGACCTGAACCAGATCGTGCGAAATACGTATGAAAACCAGGTCTGGGGTACCGAAGAAACTGACGGAGGTTGTCCGATTAAACACGGCCAACCATTTGAACTGTTGATTTTGGTCATGGCAAATATCTTCAGAATCGCAATAAATGGGACCCATTTCACTGACTTTAGACATCGCATGCCATTGCGTTCGATTAGGTACGTACAACTCACCAGCGGTTGTTCGATCCAGTCTCTTAAAACTCAGTTTGAATATTATTGTGTTCCTGCACCGCCATATCCTGCGAGCGAGATCTACCGGAACTTTG GGAGGAAAAGTGATCTTGATTTTCCAGTATTGCCAGTGTCACTCAACAATAGGACAGCAGCTCCAGGTGATCTTGCTTACTCAGGCGGCTCTTCCCTTAATTCATCCGGACTTTTCAAT CATGTACTCTTTTTCTTCTACATATTGGGAAAGAATTATTTCTTATTACTTGGTATGCAAACAATAAAAAGAGTGACAACAATACCCATGTCTTTTTATTTGTCCCTAAAACCAATCTCCTGA